The sequence ATGCGTgccttttcagaatatttttcctgGTGTTCTTTCTACCCAGCATGTACTTCCCCCAGATAGACTCATGTCTTCTGTTCTCTCTTCCATGCAGTCTGTATTCAAATGTTTTTCAGTCTACCAAATCATGCATTTAAAAAGACTAGAcctggagttaccatcatggcacagtggaaacaaattctactaggaacaatgaggttgcaggttcaatccctggccttgctcagtgggttaagaatcagggattgtcatgggctgtggtgtatgttacagacatggctcagatctggtgctgctatggctgtagcataggctggcagctgtagctctgattctatccctagcctgggaaactccaaacctccatgtgccatgggtgtggccctaaaaagaaaaaaaaaaattagatctgCTAACTCTGTGCTTCATTCCATGTTTTTCTCATAGCATCATTGCCATCTAATAATTTGTGTGTTATTTTACTTGCTGATATTCTTTCTGCATCATTGAAATATATAGACTATTGTCTATTAGCACTCTCTACTCTTTGTCAAGAAGTTGCTCATTCCTCAATTTGATTCCCAAATGCATGACAAAATTCCTTATTAAAAGTGTAGAATGCATGACAATGCACGGGAAAATCTGAATGTGGGATAGACATTCCTATTCAGAGATGTTTCAGGGGCTCACTTGAAAGGGaaatttccataaaaaatttttgaagtattggaatgcaaaataaaaattgtagatTTTCAGCCATTTTGCAATGCTATTTGTTTGGCCAACCCCACAGCATGTTGTAGTTCCTGGAcaagggaccaaacctgcaccacagcagagacctgggctgctgcagtgaaaatgccatatccttaagcTACTGAACCATAGGGGAACTACATGCAATgccaatttttaagaaactggtcatgttattttttctgtttcctggtAGTTACCTCTACCACATGAAGCCAGAGAATGATAcacaaatttcagaattttatctTCTGGGATTATCAAAGGAACCAGAATTACAGCCTCTCATATTtgggcttttcctctccatgtacctgatcactgtgtttggaaacctgctcatcatgcTGGCCGTCAGCCTAGACTCCCaactccacacacccatgtacttcttcctctccaacttgTCCTTTGTGGACATCTGTTTCACCTCCACCACTATCCCAAAGATGCTACAAAATATCTGGACACAGAACAAAGTTATCACATATGAAGGTTGCATCatccaaatgtattttttcatactctttgCAACATTGGACATGCTCctcctgactgtgatggcctatgaccgctttgtggccatctgccaccccctaCACTACACAGTCATCATGAAACCCTTGCTCTGTGGACTGCTGGTTCTGGCATCCTGGATCATGACTGCCCTGAATTCCTTATTACAAAGCATAATGGTGTCGTGGCTCTCCTTTTGTACAGAATTGGAAatcccccactttttctgtgaaattaATCAGGTGGTACAACTTGCCTGTTCTGACACCTCTCTTAATGACATAGTGATGTATTTTGCAGCTGGAGTGTATGCTGGTGCTTCCCTCACTGGAATTCTTTACTCATATTCTAAGATAGTTTCCTCCATACGAAAAATCTCGTCAGTGCAGGGAaagtataaagcattttccacctgtgcatctcacctctcagttgtctccttattttattgcACAGTCTTAGGTGTATACCTTAGTGTTTctgctacccacagctcacactcAAGTGCAGTTGCCtcggtgatgtacactgtggtcacacccatgctgaaccccttcatctacagtctgaggaacaaagacataaAGAGGGCTCTGAGAAGAATCACTGGGATGGCAGCTATGTAAGGGCCCATTGTCCTGGGGCTGAAAATATACTCATGACATTAGGGCTCAAAGCCTTAGGGCTAGAACTTGCTGTACTTTAACCAGATTGTTGACATAGAACTTGttcattctctttatttcctgGAATTCAGATTTTCTTGGATTAAACTCCTCCACACAATTTAAGGAACTCACTTTATTAAGCTTTTGCTCTGCCTGATATAGAGACAGTTTTTCCCTTTGTCCATATTCATATATTCCCAATGTTTTTCCAGACTTGgttcagaaatatttgaaaatgtcccTAATTTACATTGGACAactgaaatttcttaaaaataatatgttaCCAAATGACAAACCCCATGACAAGGAGTTTTACCCTAATTTTTCTGCAGGGATGATCATTAAGTGTTTTATTCATATGGAGGGGAAAACTATACTTGACAACTAAGGACACTTATGTAATTTCATTGCAGAGGAAATATGAAGTTCAGATTTTACTTTTGTCCATCACTTCTTTCATTATTACCTTAACTTCTTTTCTTCACAGTGAAGACCGTAACATTATTCCATTTAATTCTCAGCCTGTTGATATTAATGCTGTTGTTTAGGAATGTCTGACACACTCACCTGTCCTGTGTTATTTGTGACAAGATCTCATAGGCATTTTCTTGACcaagtctctgctgtggctggaTTGGCCCTGTGGTTCTTATTAGGAATGCATTATGCATCTCAGCAATATTTATTGGTaaacattaaatgaataaattcacaAGTCCTAGAGGATACACCAAATGTAGGGCCATGCAGGTAGGTCTCTGatagaaagagatggagagaaaaagagagcagcAACTAGGAGCTCTGGCTATATTTTGCTGTGCAGGTTGGTGGCTAGGATTCTGCTGGTTCACTCTAAATAAGAAACATCATCACAAGGAGTTTTACCCTAATTTTTCTGAATGATCATTACCTATTTTACTCCTATGGGGAGAGGGGACTATACTTGAAAACTAAGGCCATCTATGGAGTTTCATTGCTGAGGAAATACAAAATTCAGATGTTACTTTCATCCATCACTTCTTTCATTATTACATTTACCTCTGTTCTTCACAGTGAAGACAGTAGCATTGCTCCATTTAATTCTCAGGCTGTTGATACTAATGCTGTTGGCTAGGAAAGTCTGACACACTCACCTGGGCCAATGTTACTTTTGACAAGATCTCACAGATATTTTCTTGACCAAGTCTATGCTTGGCTGAATTGGTCCTGTGCTTCTTCTTAGGAATGCATGATGCATCTCATCAGTAATTATTGGTAAATGTCAAAAACATAAATTCACAAGTCCTAGAGGATACACCACATGCCCAAGGGCCATACAGGTATGTCTctgctagagagagagagagagagatggatagagAAAAATAGAGGACCAGCTAGGGGCCCTGCCTTTATTGTGTTGGGCAGGTGAGGTGGCTAGGATACTTCCAGTTTACTCCCCCCtgcctttttttatctttttagggctgcatccatggcatatggaatttccaaggctaggggttgaatcagagctatagcttccagcctatgccatagccacagcaatgccagatccaagccaagtctgtgacctacactgcagctcatggcaatgccagatccttaacccactgagcaattcttggattgaacacacatcctcatggatattacttgggttcatcaccactgaacaACAATAGGAACACCTAGTTCACTCtttattcatgaatttaaaacactatatcccatctcttggcTTAGAACATTGTGggagaaagtatgaaaaaaaaaagggaaaaaaagtatatatatgcatgaatgggtcactttgctgtacagcagaaattgaagtaacattttatatcaagtatactttaatacaaacaattaaaaaacaaaacattagcatGGAACTAGGTTATGGTAAGGGGAGAGTAGGTTCATACATGTGGCCATGTATCTATGTACTCAAGGCTTTCTGAAAGAAGAACTTCATGGGTGGGAGTGACCTTGGTGTTTATATAGTATCTGTGTGATACAACTGATAATTTGGTTATTTGACAAGGTTATGTTTAAAATGGATGCTTCAGAAACCAAAAGCAAATTTCAGGCACTTAATATTACAATCAAAATGCTTAATGCCAGATACTTACACTGCAAACATGTTACTGTGTTTTCGAACCATTCTTCTCGTTTTATTGGTTTTATGTGACTATTCCCCTATGTGTCCAGAATGCCTTCCATAGTCACTGGAACAACCTAATTATCACACATGTGTCTCTCAGTGAAGTCTACATGGAAAGGCAAATTTGGAATAAGTTGACCTAATATGATCTTAGTGTCAGAAAAGACCACAAATATGAAGAAGCAAAATGTAGAATCTCATATTTTGTTACTATGCAAGATATTTAGTTTTCATgctatacacatatttattaaagtatgggAGATCAGTGCCCACAAGTGGGGGTTTTATTCATTGAGGTGAAGACTATTTActctattttgtattttactgAGTTATCTTCCTGTTTCTGCTTGAAAACTTCTAATGCTCCCTACTAATATGACTCTTTCTACTGCTCTCCAAAAAATCTCCCCTTtcctaatatatataataaattcaaAGTGGTGGTGAATGAACAATGTCAATTTGTCAGTGTCACTTCTCCTACATGTTCAGGAATCACTTCATTCTTGGTGATCAGAGGATGATTGACCAACAGAGCCTGACATCCTGCCAGGCATGTGATGCAGGGTCACCAGTTCTTTTGCACAAACATGCATGTCCATCCACTTCTCCCACCTAGAAGGGAACCTCCAGGGAGTCACTTGTTACAATAGTTATCTGAACTAAACTTGAATAACAAAATGATCATGAATGTTCTCTTCAAATATCAGAACAAATGACCAAAATGAAGAGGTGCAGATTGTTATCATTGCTCTCAGTTCCgttcattttggttattttatcaGCTATTGCTGCATAACCATTCATTTTATGGCAAATTGGAGTCCATAGTACACTTACTCTCAAATGAAATTATATCCTGGTGAGCTGTACTGATTTCTATTGTCCTCCTCATGAGTGTGTAGTCAGCTGTCGGTCTCTATGTTGTGTGTCTTCTCCATGATGTTGGGTAAGGCTGTAGTAGTTTTCTGTCTTAAATAAATTTATGGTCATTTCTATAACTAGGTATATCTTCCACTTGCAGAAGAAATGAGTTTATTATATGAATGACttaaatttaatttctctgttcCTACATCTCTAAATAACACTTGGCTTTCTCCCCAGAAAGCCATTTACAAGATATTTCCTCTGCCTAAGTTAAGTGAGAATCAGTTACTTATGCTCTAGCTTCTACCCTTCAGCTATACACCATTaggttttttcccatttaattgtTTGAGTATAATTACACACAATAAActctatatttaaagtgtacaatttgatacaATAATGGAGctatagaaaaactaaaatagtACAGTACATAATTCAATTTGTTTAGAATTTGACACTGCACATAACTTTAAATGCTTTGtatataactgaaaattttaagttttcttaggcttaatttccttatttctgaAGGTAATGTGGGGTTAACCAGAACTTCATGGGGATGCTGTGAGACATAAATGAAATGCATGGAAATTCATTTCTCAGGCAAaactaaaaattttgtttatgtttaagtcaaaagaaaacagtttgtgtatatttatgtgtgtatttatgtacatttttctttcaaataagcacagtcataaacatatatgtacacacagagATATCTTTTATGTTGAAAGGAAACTTAAGATATATTTGGaggcaatagaaaataaaaataaacaatatttcatttaacatgagataaatgaatatataaatacagacacaaaaatgtaacatacatttaatacatttaacatgaaataaatgaatatagaaatatagacacaaaaatgtaaaatacattaaatacatttaatatgaaataaatgaatatagaaatatagacacaaaaatgtaaaatacatttaaatgtaaatacattaaaataaatagaaaataaaaataaatttcattgaatatgaaataaatgaatatagaaatatagacacaaaaatgtaaaatacattaaatgtaaaatacattaaatgtaaaatacctcAATTTTGATCATGAATTACTTTTCCTTCCTAATGACACAGAAATATCATAGTCAGGTGACACATTTATGCAAAGAGGAAATTACCGTATCAGCTAATGGGGTGGAATATCTTCAAattgaagtctttttttcctatttaatgtGGGTTTTCAACATAAAATGCTCTTAAGGTCTGCTAATGAATGAATTGAGAGGTTTAAACTCAAGTTTTGCAAACAaatttcattgaataaatatCTTACTACATTCCTATGGATATTGTAAAATATTCCCACACAGTATTTGCTtacaaaaagcaaatatatgcTCTTCCATTTCCAGAAGCTTGAAATAAATAACTCTCATCAAGCTGATATCAAATATTGGGGTAACAGCTCACGACAGTGTCATAGGAAGATCCTAAACTCACTTTGACCATGGACACACTAAATCTACCATTACATAGGGATCAATTTCCTCTGAAAAAGACCTGAAACCTAGCTAAATATCTCCTCCACAACAAAGGGATGACAGAACCACAGAAGATGGTAGGAGAGGCAGAAAAATGGTCTTTCCAAAAAAACTATCCCTGGCATTGGTGATCCACTAGTGGGCAGGATCTCACATTTACAGAGATTTATTCTAAGTGACAAAAGGTCTGCACTTTATATCAGGCACACAAACCCTTGGGACCTGCAAAAGAGAGACAAGTCACCAAAGTATATGGATTTGAAAATCTATGGGACTTATATCCAGGAGAGCCCAAGTCCATGGGAAGGGGAAAGCCTGCTCTTAGAGAGCTCATGCACAGACTGACTCCCAGGACCCAGCACAAAGCATCAGTTTGTAAAGTGCTGAGACCATACACAAAGGAGATCCATTAGTTAAAGCATCTTCTGGGGGTTCAGGCACATGTTAAGATTTTCTCTGGGAACAGGGACACTGATAGGCACCATTTTGTGCCCTCAATCCACCTTGCCCTATCACTGCCACTGGCAGATGCCATTATTGCACTTCCACTACCTTTCTagagctcacaggaatgccacaCCCCATGGTTCTCCTTGGCCTTGTGGAGCCTGTAGGCTTTCCTTGAACTTGCATATTTCCGTGAAACACAAAAACTGGAGACCTTGGCCCAAACCCACACTATTTGGGGATACAAAATGGTTAAACAtcctcaaatcaatcaatgtgatacaccaaaTTAACACAATGAGGGATAATATCTAAGACTATTTGAATTCATACAGAagaatcatttgacaaaattcaacatttgttTAAGATAAGTGGGTATAAAGGAAATGTACTGccacataataaaggctatataggACAAGGCCAAGGATGACATCATTCTCaattttgaagaaatgaaagctttttctctaagattaGGAAAATGACAAGAATTCCACTTCatgccactttcattcaacatttttttttggtcttttttttccatttcttgggctgctcccaggacatatggagattcccaggctaggggtcgaatcggagctgtagccgctggcctacaccagagccatagcaacacaggatctgacctgtgtctgtgacctacaccacagctcacagcaatgctggatccttaacccactgagcaaggccagggattgaacctgcaacctcagagtttctagtcag is a genomic window of Sus scrofa isolate TJ Tabasco breed Duroc unplaced genomic scaffold, Sscrofa11.1 Contig2258, whole genome shotgun sequence containing:
- the LOC110258519 gene encoding olfactory receptor 7A17-like gives rise to the protein MKPENDTQISEFYLLGLSKEPELQPLIFGLFLSMYLITVFGNLLIMLAVSLDSQLHTPMYFFLSNLSFVDICFTSTTIPKMLQNIWTQNKVITYEGCIIQMYFFILFATLDMLLLTVMAYDRFVAICHPLHYTVIMKPLLCGLLVLASWIMTALNSLLQSIMVSWLSFCTELEIPHFFCEINQVVQLACSDTSLNDIVMYFAAGVYAGASLTGILYSYSKIVSSIRKISSVQGKYKAFSTCASHLSVVSLFYCTVLGVYLSVSATHSSHSSAVASVMYTVVTPMLNPFIYSLRNKDIKRALRRITGMAAM